GGAAGCAGCATGAGAAAGCGCACGAATCCGCGCCCGCGAAAGTGCTCTTTCAGCGCCAGTGAGAGAATGGTCGAGCCCACCAGCACCAGCACCTGCGAACTGATCGTAAAGATGAATGAATTGCCCAGCGATCTTATAAACGCTGGGCTCTGGAGCACGCTGCGGAAGTTCGCCAGCCCGATGAAGTGATATCCAACGCTGCCGACTTTGATGTCGCTCAGGCTGTAAATGCAGGCCAGTAGAAAGGGAAGCCCGATCAGGGCAAAGATGTAGAGGATGGCAGGCAGAAACATTGCCGACGCGAGCCATCGCTTCGTCCCCACCACACCCGACGGACCAGCTTTCGGCTTTGGCCGCAACCCAGCCCGCTTTTCCAGCGTTGGCCTACTCATTGCCAGGCCATCGCTTTGGCTTGAGTGCGCTTTTCTGTATTGCGATCGAAGAACTTCAAATCCTGCTCGCGAACAGCGAAGTTGTACGTCGCGCCAACCTCGTACGACGACGCCGATCCCAGCCGTGAAACCACCTCTTTGCTCTCGAAGCGCCCGCTCAGCGAGCCATACACAATCCACTCCGCTCCCAGATATTCCTTGTTGATCACTCGCAACGGGAAGGGAATACCGCTGCTCACCAACTCCGCCGGCAACAAATGCTCCGGACGGAATCCAACGATGACGTCGCCATTCTCCAGCAGGTTCATCGGCGGCGAGCCCAGGAAAGTCGCCACAAATGTATCCGCGGGCTCGTCATAGACTTCCTTCGGACTGCCGACTTGCCGCACCACACCTAAATGGAGTACGACGATGCGGTCGCCCATCGCCATAGCCTCCACCTGATCGTGGGTCACATAGATCGTGGTAGTGCCAATTCGGCGGTGAAACTGCTCCAGTTCCTCGCGCGCCGCTGCCCGCAGTTTGGCGTCGAGATTCGAGAGGGGCTCGTCGAGCAGAAACAGGGTGGGTTCGCGCACGATGGCGCGCGCCAGCGCTACCCGCTGCCGCTCTCCGCCGGAAAGCTCGCGCGGCTTGCGGTCCAGCAGATGCTGAATCCCTAAAAGCGAAGCCGCCCATTCCACTTTCTTGCGATGCTCGCTTTTCCTCACACCCTGGGCCTTCAGCGGAAAGGCAATGTTGTTAGCCACGCTTAGATGCGGATACAGCGCGTAACTTTGGAACACCATGGCGATGCGGCGCTCTCGCGGTGACAGATAATTCGCGAGAACGCCGCCGATCCAGATTTCCCCGGAGGTGGGTTGCTCGAGGCCGGCAATCATGCGCAGCAAGGTGGTCTTGCCTGAGCCCGAAGGTCCGAGGAAAACCAGAAATTCCCCCTCGTTGCTCTTCAGGCTCACATCATTCACCGCCCCGAGTTGACCCGCTTTAAAGACCTTGGTCAGATTCCTGGTTTCGACAATGGCCATCGAGTTCTACGCCCACTTAGCAAAGATGCGCCGAATCTCCTTATCGGCTGCACTGGCGGCATCTTCCGCACTCATTTCATCGCGCGCCACTTTGGCGAACATGGTGGGAATCACGAAGGTATTGAAAACTTCGTCCATGGCCGCGCTGGCGTATCCGGGATGTCCAATATTCGTGGCCCACTCCAGTACATTGCCGAGAACCTTGTACTTGTCATGCGGGTCAGCCTTGGCATCGTTGGAGATCTCCTCGTGCAGATTAGGAACCGTGGCCGGGAAGCAGGGGAAGTTGTAGAACTCGCTGGCCAGAAAGCCGTCGTGGAACGAGTCAATGTAGTCGGTCAGGAATTGCTTGGCTCCATCCTTGTTCTCGGCAAAGTTCCAGATCACGTAACAATCCATCACGTGTTCTGACGCCCAGCGTGCCGCCGGACCCTTAAGCGCCGGCCGCAGACCGATCTTGCGCGACATCTCGGGATTGCTTTTTTCCGCCTCGCGAGTGATGGAAATCGCGTTCTCCACGAACGACGCCTTCCCCGCCAGCATCGCCCGGTTATTTGATGATGGATCCCACGTGAAGACTTCAGGTGTCTCCGATTCCTTGAACACGGCGCGCATAAACTTCAATGCTTCGATGGTGTTCTTGGAGTTAATGGTGACGTTGCCCTTTTCATCCTGCTCCGAAGCTCCAAACGACCACATCAGCGCGTGCATCGCCATGTTGGTATCGAGTTCCTGCGACAGCCCAATGCCACAGGGATTGCTGAATTTGTCGCGTATCTTCTTGGCGCCATCGCGTAGCTGATCGTAGGTGTCGGGTCCATCCGCATATCCCACCTGCTGCCACAGGTCGATGCGGTAATTGCCCGGATCAGGCACGTAGGAGTCGCTGAAGGCAAAATATCTCTTCGTCTTCGGGTTGTACGTGGACTTATGCGCCAGCGGTACCATCTTGCCGTGTTTCTTCTGAGCCTCCTGGTACAGCTCGCTGTGATCGATGGTTTGTTTTTCATATGCCGCAGGGGGCGAAAGGAACATAAACAGGTCATGCCCTTTCTGCGCGGACACCTCCGCCGCCGCTCGCGCCGGAATCTCGCCAATCGAAATGTGATCCACGATCACATTGGTATTGTGTTTCTGTCCCCACTGTTTGGTGTAGGTGTTGTCAAACCACTTGTCGTACCCAGGTACGAAGTGGCTCCACTGGATGATCTTCAGCGTCTTCTGCTGCGCCTGTGACCTTTCCGGAAACAGAAAATAGGGTCCCAGGCTAGCCGCTGCGGCTCCGGAGGCGCTGATTTTCAGGAAATCCCGGCGGGAATACTTCTCCGAATGTTTGTCTGCCATTGCAGGCATTCCTCCTTGGTGAAGTTCATTTCCGGCGCGTTGCGCATAACCGGTGTTCTGGAAAAGTGGCCCGGCAGGGGGCTCTGCCGACAGCAACTGTCCCCATCCTGAACTCGAAGGAATCTGAATCGGGCTCGCTGGCTGCGACGCGAACCCATATGGCGGCGTGAAATGTGCCGTCCCAACCCAAAACCGACGTCCCACAGCTTACTACGTATGTGCAACCGTAGCGCTATAAACAGAAATGGCCTTCTCCGCTGAATTCGCTACTTCGCCTGCTCTGGGAACATCCAACCCGGACAGGAGGAACATCCATGCGAGTAGGCTTCATCGGACTCGGCAACATGGGCCAGGCGATGGCGCAAAATCTGCTGAAGGCGGGCCATGAGCTTACGGTTTATAACCGCTCTCGCAACCGCACCGAGCCTTTCCAGTCAGCGGGAGCGAAGGTAGCAAGCTCGCCCGCCGATGCCGCGCGTTTTGCGGAAGTTCTCATTACCATGCTGGCCGACGACAATGCGCTGGAAGATGTCCTTTTTGAACCCGGCAATGCCGTTCAATCTCTGGCCAAGGGCGCCATCCATCTCTCGATGAGCACTATCAGCGTGGCGCTCTCGCAGCGCCTGCAGACCGTGCATCAGCAACGCGAGCAGCTTTACGTCTCCGCCCCTGTCTTTGGACGTCCGCGAGTTGCGGCTGAGGGCAAGCTGTTCATTGTGGCCGCTGGGCCGCGAACGGCTATCGATAAATGCGATCCTCTCTTCTC
This genomic window from Terriglobales bacterium contains:
- a CDS encoding extracellular solute-binding protein; translated protein: MADKHSEKYSRRDFLKISASGAAAASLGPYFLFPERSQAQQKTLKIIQWSHFVPGYDKWFDNTYTKQWGQKHNTNVIVDHISIGEIPARAAAEVSAQKGHDLFMFLSPPAAYEKQTIDHSELYQEAQKKHGKMVPLAHKSTYNPKTKRYFAFSDSYVPDPGNYRIDLWQQVGYADGPDTYDQLRDGAKKIRDKFSNPCGIGLSQELDTNMAMHALMWSFGASEQDEKGNVTINSKNTIEALKFMRAVFKESETPEVFTWDPSSNNRAMLAGKASFVENAISITREAEKSNPEMSRKIGLRPALKGPAARWASEHVMDCYVIWNFAENKDGAKQFLTDYIDSFHDGFLASEFYNFPCFPATVPNLHEEISNDAKADPHDKYKVLGNVLEWATNIGHPGYASAAMDEVFNTFVIPTMFAKVARDEMSAEDAASAADKEIRRIFAKWA
- a CDS encoding NAD(P)-dependent oxidoreductase, translating into MRVGFIGLGNMGQAMAQNLLKAGHELTVYNRSRNRTEPFQSAGAKVASSPADAARFAEVLITMLADDNALEDVLFEPGNAVQSLAKGAIHLSMSTISVALSQRLQTVHQQREQLYVSAPVFGRPRVAAEGKLFIVAAGPRTAIDKCDPLFSALGQRTFKIGEDPVSANVLKLSGNFLIASIIESLGEAVALVRKYGVDPAVYIEVLTGSLFAAPVFKTYGGLIAEEKYQPAGFRLHLGLKDIRLALAAAEAAAVPMPTASVIRDRALAGIANGLGDDDWSSLARIAAEQAGLPGSRH
- a CDS encoding ABC transporter ATP-binding protein; translated protein: MAIVETRNLTKVFKAGQLGAVNDVSLKSNEGEFLVFLGPSGSGKTTLLRMIAGLEQPTSGEIWIGGVLANYLSPRERRIAMVFQSYALYPHLSVANNIAFPLKAQGVRKSEHRKKVEWAASLLGIQHLLDRKPRELSGGERQRVALARAIVREPTLFLLDEPLSNLDAKLRAAAREELEQFHRRIGTTTIYVTHDQVEAMAMGDRIVVLHLGVVRQVGSPKEVYDEPADTFVATFLGSPPMNLLENGDVIVGFRPEHLLPAELVSSGIPFPLRVINKEYLGAEWIVYGSLSGRFESKEVVSRLGSASSYEVGATYNFAVREQDLKFFDRNTEKRTQAKAMAWQ